A segment of the Vibrio sp. YMD68 genome:
CGGCAGGCTTAAGCGTTAGTAAAATCGAACACATCACTTTGCCCCGTGGCGAGGATTTGGCAAGAAAGCTTAATGCCAATAATGCCTTGTGGCAAATCGGTTTGAGTGACCACTATACTGTCGAGTTTGACTCGAGGCTCATACTTGGCCACCGATTCAGCAATGGACACTTTTAACCCTTGCACTTCCCATTGAGGCTTATCAATATATTCTAAGGCATCCGCGGCGTAATCCGGCATATAAATACGTTCACCTTTGCCGGTGTACACAATCATAAAAAGTGACTGCTTGATATCGGCCACCAAATCGGTGTTTCGTCCGCTTCCTGCAAATTTAAGTGAGTAGGTCATGCGTACCCCGTTTGAATTCGTTTTGAATAAAATTATTTGAATATTCACACCAGATAGAAATTAAGCGCCCTCAGAATCGCTCTGAGGGCGTTTTGTCATTTATTGGTTTGCGGTGGACGTTGGTCTACCTTCTGCGTCATTGTGCTTATGGCTAATCACGGCGACCGTAACACCGTTGATGGTTACTGAACCTTGCATGGTGGCACCGCTGCTCATCACGGCTGCGCCCCCCGTTGTACTGCCATATCCAGCAGCCCCGACGAGTCCGGTAAAGGTGGCGGTTTTCATTCCTGTTAACGTATCCATCATGGTCGTCGCTTTTACGACCTTGAGGGTGTCATTGAGCGAGGTCGCACCTGTGACTTCCAGCTTAGCGTCAATCAATACCTTTTCTGTATTGACGGTAATGGCAGGGGTTCCGCCCCCAATCTTTAACACGCCCGTTTGGGTGGACTGGTCGTACTCAAGCAATGTGCCGTCTTTAAATTGAACCCCAAACTTATCGACATTCGCGATATAGGGCTTTGCTGATTTGTTTGCCATCGAGCCAAGCACAAAACCAGACATCATTGAACCGCTGGGGATGAACAGGCACAGCACCTGTTCACCTGGCTCAAGGTTGCACGAAATACTGACGCTCTTATTTCGTAGCCCCAGCACAGGCAGCCAATCTGACTCAGGGTAACGCAGCCCTGGGAAGGTCACTTTGACGCGCCTTAGCTCGGCATCCACCTTACTCACCTTGCCAATGCACACCAGCTTGCGCAGCATGGAGAGCACATCGCTGAGTTTGGTTTTAATTTCTGCAAGTTTATTGAACATAGTGACTCCTAACGCATCATTCGTCGCAAAGCACCACCACCAAAGCGTGAGAGCGCTTTGGCGGCGCTACTGATTGATTTGGGCGTTTGTGGTGTTGCGCCGCCCACAAAGCCAGACTCGAACCCACTGATGGCCATCTCCACTGCATCGGGTCCGTCATCATGGCCACGAGGGAACTCTAAAAACATTTGACGAAGCAACGTCTGAGTCTCTAAGAATTGGATAAGTCCGTTCTCCACTTGCGAAGAAAGTGACTTAATACGCACTTGCTTATTGCCTCCTTTGAACTCACGAACTGGAAGGCGCACGCCTTTCTTCTTGGCGTAACGCATCACTTCTTTTTTGTAAATCTTCTGGAACGCAACGGTTTCGAACATTACAAAGGACGGCCTGTGTTGCCGGAAGACATCCACAATGCGCTGGGCAAACTTAAGATCCGACTCTTTCCAACCTTTAGCAAACAGCACATGATCCACCATGGTAATTTTGTGTCGAGCCACCACGGCAATAAAGGACCAGTCGCCTTTTTTAAGGCCCGTAGCTGGGTCAATCGCCATACCTATGGTGCAATCTCGAAGGTCTAGTTCATAAGGTTTGAAGTAGACAAACCACTCTTCCTTAAAGTCGGCATCTTCATCGGCAATGGGACGGTTCATCCACTCTGTCCACCACGCACTGCCTGACGCAATGCGTTTATTGTCTAACTCTTGCAAGCTCCAACGTGATGGAAATAAGGAATGCCCCAACGGGGTAATGGCACTAAAGCGCAGCCCCAACCAGTTAGGCAAACGACCATCTTCAATTTGTTTAAGCAGACGTGACGGTAAATCATCTGGGTGCATGATGGTGTTGGCGATGATAGTCAGCGCCCCTTTACCCAGGTTCATAATAACGCGTTTAAACCAGCGCTCTGCCTGACGACGCAGTGTCGGCGATTCCACCTCTTTGTCATCGAGCAAATCATCACAGATAATGTGAGTCGGACGTTGGTACTTGTTTTTGATACCACGCAGCCGTTGCCCACGACCGACCGCCACGATGGAAGAGCCATTGGCCAGTTTGATTTTACGTTTCGTCCAGGTATTACCTCGCTGCTCTCCGTAATCGTCCAGGATAAGTTCGTTATCTTCTAAGTCATCTTTGATGGCATCCATCATTTCTTTGGCGCTATCGGCGGACGCACCACAAATGACAATAAAAGAGCTAGGATGATTAAGCGCCAGCCATAAGGGCATGGCCTGAGTATTACGGGTGGTTTTACCGTGGTCACGCGGCTCGATATCGAGAATGCCTTCATACTCACCACGCTTGCCATTTTCAAGCGTAAGGGGCTGTTTGATAAAGCCGTGGTCACGCGGGTCAATGAGCGCTTTGAACAGCGCTTCGTCTTGATGATTCAAATGTCGATTGGCGGCCAGGCGAGTCAGTGCAAGCTGGTATTCACTGAACTCAAGCGTGAACGCATCCGGCATATAGGTTTGACAGAAGTACGCAAAGTCACGTTTAGATTTGGCGCGGCGCTTTTGGCGCGCCTTTTCTTCTTTTTGTTTTCGTGCTAAATCACGCCGTTCTTGGGCTTTGGTGTTCTTCGTGATGCGTTTATCTTCAGCGGCGATATGTGCACTGTCTCGAATATTCTCTAAATCCGCATCGGATAATCCACCAAAGAGGCCGCTCATCGACGGCCTCGTTTCGGTTTTTGATCAATGCGAATTTTCTGAATGATGCTAACCAACTCAAGCAAGAGCTCGGGGCGCGTCTCTTTGAGCATATCGGTAAGCTGACTTTCAAACTCGGCCTTTGCCGCATCGACCCCTTTACGAAATTCAACTTTCAATCGGTCAAGGTTCACCTGTGCATCCGATAGTCGCGCTAATAAGTTGGCCAGCTTGTTCGGATCTTTAAATGACTCAGGGCCAAACTCCAATTCACGCAATACTTTGAACATATAGCGCTGCATGATTTGTAAGTTCAGCTCTGAGATATCGGTGTTGGGGCTGTCTTTGAATTCCTTTAGAAAGACCTCTGCCTGCTCTTGAACCAGACGCTGCTCTTCAATCAATTCCTGATTACTGCGAAGCACACGGTGCACTGACGAACGTGAAATATCAAAGCCGTCTTCTTTGAGCGCCTCCGCGATATCGTCCAGCTTCATCTTGTCCACGGTGTACATCTCAATGACGCGCTCAAGCAGCCCGTGCAATTCCACCTTTGAGCGTGGGGCCATGGGGTTTCCTTCTTATTGTTCTAGTGAGTGTGAAGCTTATCCCCCGAAGCGTTGATTAACTTCCGTTCGGCAGATGGCCGCTAAATAAAAGGCAGAATTTAAGCCTGGTTCAAACACCGTTCAATGGAGCGTATCAGTGATGAAAGGGTTTCTCGATGCACTGCACAACACCACCAAAGCGATTGATGGACTGCCAGAAACACTGGCTCCATTTGGGTTGCAGTGTGTGCGCGACAACATGAAGAACGGCACCTTTAAAGCCAACTCTCCGCTGACCAAAAAGACCAAGAACGCAGGCGCAAAACCGCTGTTTGATACGGGTGAGACCTACGCGTCACTGACCTACCTTGCAGGCAAAGACGAATACCGTGTGGGAACAAACAAAGCTCACGCACCGCTGATTAACGATGGCGGCGTGATTAAGGCTAAGAAAGCCAGACAGCTCGCCATTCCAGTGAACAAGCAAGTAAAGAAACGCACTGAGGTGTATGGGGTGCGTAAAACGCTTGAAGGCTTAGAGCGTCAAGGGTGGAAAATTTTCTACCGCCCTCATTCGATTATGGGGCGAGCGCCACTCGGTGCGAAAGCCTTTGGTCAGCGTGTCAAAACCAAAGCGAACCGAAATAACAAAGGCGCGGATAAAGGCGTGTTCTATGTGCTGTATATCCGAACGCCACAGGTCAAAGTCTCCAGCCGCGAGTTCATGTATTTAAGCCCTGAGCAGCAGCAAGCGCAAAGAGAGATGGCATTAGAGCAGTTAAAGGCAGTAATCAAATGAAGGTGATACGAGCATTAGAGAAAGCATTAGAAGAGGCGCTTGGCATGCAGGCGGTGGTTGAACCGTCCAATGCCATCGCCCGAAAAGAAGTGCGCGTGATGTTTAACGGCATTCGCGGTTTGAACCGCTTACCCCTTGCGGCTCAAGGTTCCTACGTCCCTTATGAAATATTGGTGGATGTAGTGATATCCGCCCGCGTCAGTGGTGGTAACACGCAGTGCTTCTTATCCAGTCAGCAGATGCAACTCAATTTGTGTATGACGGACTTTCTAACCAACGACTTAATTGTATTGAAAGACATTGGCGAGGCGCTGCCTGTTGGCTTTGGAGAACTCAGTGGGCGCCTGACTGTTGTGGGCGACGCAGAGATTTCCGACGCTCGAAAAATCGGATCGGGCTGGAGCGAGCCAAAACGTGATGATGACTTTGAACACAAAGACGAGCTGTTTGTCTGGCGTGAAGATTGGCAAGCCACATTAGAGCTGACCGTACACAAGCAGTTTACCAACCCCGATGTGACCGAAATTACCGCCCACAGTGAATTAACCGGCGAAAGCCACACCATCAGCGACGAGGAACAATAACATGGCAGAACAATCGGCAAACTATGCCCAGTGGGGCGGCTTTGGTGACTTGGTGTTTAAAGGTCGCTTCACACCCAACAAAATCAGTGACTCGCGCACCTTTAAGATCAACAAACAAGATCTGGTTAACGGTTATCCCATGCACCAGAACATGGGCGAAGATGAGCACACCGCATCATTGGAGCTGACCTTCAACAACCACTTTGTGGACATTACCAAGATGACCAAGCAACTCGAGCAGATGGGTGAAAACGGAGTGCCACGCGCTTTGGTGGTGGGTTCAACCGTGCACGGTCAGTTCAGCATTCGCAAGATTAGCCGCACAAATATCCAAACACTGCCAAGTGGCGTGGTGACCAGCGTGGACTATCAACTGGATATTGTGGAAGTACGTGCATGAACACCTTAATTGCTCGTCAAGGCGAGCGCTGGGAGCAGCTTTGTTATCGCGCCTATAGCGCCACCAATCAAGCACTCGTCGGTGCGCTTTTTGATGCTAACCGTGAACTGACCCGAGCCATGACCACCTTTACTTTCAGCGGAGGAGAAACTGTCAACATCCCTGCGGTGAAAGTGGTGAACACCGTCAACGTGGAGAAAGCGCCATGGACATAACCGCAACAGGGCTTATTCGTCCATTCGCTATTTTGCATTGGGCGGGAAAGGATGTGACCGCAGAGCTTAGCCGCTATGTGAAGTCAATGACCTATACCGATGTGATGGAGAGTAAGCAAACGGGCACCGATACTTTGTCTTTGACGCTGTTTAACAAAGACCGACGCTTTTGTGATGCGTGGTATCCAACCAAAGGCAACACCTTAAAGCCTGGTATCGGTTGGCTAGATGAGCAAGGTCAGCGTCATGAATGGCTGTGGGGCGAGTTCAGTATTGATGAAGTGTCGTTCAAGATTGGCCCTGATGATGTGATGGTCGGTGCGAACGCCAAGCCGCCAACTGCTGAGCGTGGCTTTATTGATAACCAGCAATGTCTGGTACAAGAGAACGTGACCTTCGAGCGCGTCGCTCAGTCCTGGGCAAAAGACAGTGGCTTGTCGTTTATCAAAGCGCCAAATACGCCGGACTTTCGTTTTTACCGCATTGAACAGCGTGATGAAAGTACGCCCGCGTTCTTAACCAGACTGTCAGAGCAAACCAGTGTGCCGATGGCCATCAAGGGCAAAAACCTTGTTATGGGCAGTTTTGAATCCGATGTAATTCAAATCGACACCTTCAACCGCAGCATTCTGACCTCTCTTAAACTGCCTGACAGCGCCCGTTCTAAATATGTAGCAGTGGAAGTCGAAGGATACGATCAACAGTCAAACAAACTCTTCAGCTACCGAGCTGGTGATGCCACCGCTAAAGGTGACAGAGTGAAGAGACTTCGCAATATCGACAACGTGAAATCCATGGCCGATGCCAGAGCGTATGCCGAGTCCTATTTACAGAACGGTGAAGACGGTAAGCAAGGCGCGAAGGGGCGCATGTCGGTGGTGAATACCATGCTGACCACTGCGCACCTGATTGAATTTTTAAACCTTGGCAAAGTGCCAAACCGTTGGAAACCGACCACGGTCACCACTTCCATCAGTGGTCGTTCATGGACGGCCAGCGCACAACTATCAAGAGCAAGCTGATATGACAAACCGATTTCCGAACATTCCAGAGCCGAAGCTGGTCGAGGTGAATTATGATGCCGACCTTGTCAGCCTCAAGCAGCGTTACCAAGTCGGCACAGGACACTATCCTGGCATCAACGATCCAGAAACCTTCCACCTTGAGCAGATTGCCTACGAGAAGAACGAACTCAAAGCGCTGATTAACTACGAAAGTAAGCAAAACCTTCTCTCGTTCGCTGACAAGGAGCGCTTAGACAACATCGGTCTACTGACCGAAACCGGGCGCCTGCCCGCGTCAAAGGCCCGTACGGTAATGGTCTTTACCTTTACCCCTCATACTGGCTTTGTCATTGCGAAAGGCTATCAAGTGATTGCCGTGGATAACCAAACCCTGTTTGAAACATTGGAAGAGGTGGTGGTCAGTGCTGGCACGCAAAGCATCAATGCCAACGTCGAGTGCATCGACGCTGGTCTTCAGGGGAATGGCTTCTTAGCCGGACAAATCAATCAAGCCGTTGCGCCATTGGATGCGCTTGAGAGTGTGACCAATACCGAAACGACACAAGGCGGCTCTGAGATTGAGGATGATGATGATTTTGCCTATCGAATCTATATTTCGCCGTCAAAGTTCAGTGTGGCAGGGCCTTATGAAGCGTATGAGTACTTTGCTCGTTCAAGCAGCTCGTCCATTAAAAACGTGTCGGTATGGACACCCTCACCGAATGAAATTGAGATAAGTGCGATTTTGCAAGACGGTTCGCTCCCCAACCAAGCCATCAAGGATTTGATTAAGTCAGAGTGCTCAGGAGACAAGCGTGTGCCGATGGGGGATTTGGTGCGCGTGGTGGATGCAACGGATGTCACGGCAACAGCGAGCTTTCACCTGCAGATATTCAGTGACTACGCCTCATTAGCTGAGTCCATTCAAATGACGGCAAAAACTAACATTGAATCCGTCATTAATACGTGGAAGACGCAGCACGGACGCGACATTGTACCTGCGGCCTTAACGTCGCTGGCTCAACGTATAGAAGGGGTGTATCTCGCGAAAGGGGCGCTAACCGATAGCGATGGCCAAGTGATTGCTGACACGAAACCGGTGACTCAAAAACAAAGGCCGCTTATCACCCTCACGGCCGTCACCTTTGAAGTTATCACTGAAAGCAGTCAACAAACCTTTGAATAACAACAATAAGAGAGAAGAAAGCCAATGAGTGAAACGGGAATGAAAGCCATATTGATGTCCCTCACGGACTTAGCGGGTCTAAAGAAAGTCGGTACGTCCGTGATGGCCACGGTTGTGAGCTTTGGCGTTAATGATATTGCGCAACTCGTTGCTATCACGGTGGGCATTGTGTCGGGTTGTATGGCCATTCGCTATTATGCGGTGGCGACTCAACTCAATAAAGCCAAACTGGCTCGCTTACAAACCGGTGATGACAGCGTGATGGAGTCGGAGGAAACCTCATGAGCCTGAAAATGAAAGCAACGAAAGCCTTGGTGTGCTCCATCACTGCCGTATTGGCCATCGTGTTTAACATCGATGACGTATTGAGTGTCAGTGAACCTGGCCTGCGTCATATTGCGAATGAAGAAGGTTGCCGCGCTCAAGCCTATCAATGCAGCGCCAATACTTGGACTCTCGGTCTTGGGCATACTCAAGGGGTAAAGCAAGGTGACACGGCAACGAATGATCAAATCGCCCACGACTTTATTAAGGATGTGGCCAGTGCTGAGAGCGTGGTGAAAAAACATCTCACACAAACGCCTAGCCAAGCGGAATATGACATGATGGTGAGTTTTGTGTTCAACCTCGGTGCGGGCAATTTTGCTCGTTCGACCTTGCTCGAGAAATTTAATCAAGGAGACCATCGCGGAGCCTGCTTGCAATATCCGCGTTGGGTCTATGTTAATAAGAAAGACTGCCGCATAAAAGGCAGTGGCTGCGAAGGTATTCCCAAACGGCGAGATAAAGAGATGAAGATTTGTTTGAATGGATGGCAGTAACATGGGCGTTCTAGGCCAGCTCAAACGCACGGCTTTTTGGTTAGGCGGCGCCATACTCATCGTGAGCTTACTGGTCAACTATAAGCTCTTCCACTACACCAGTGAGCTAAAGGCCAGTAACCAAATGCTAGGCGAGACCATTACCAGTCAGGAAACCACTAATCATTTACTGGCTGAGCGCATCACCAGATTAACCACCCAAAGGCGTGAAGCGCAGAAAATCGCGGATGAGACGTCGACTCGAGAGCGCCATGCTCGACATCAGCTAAAAACACGAGTCGAACAATTAAAAAAGGAACTTGAACATGAAATATGCAGCGCTGAGCCTATCGCTTATCCTGTTGGCTGGGTGTCAGGATACTAGGATTGTCACTCAATATGAATACCAGGACATTATCCAAACGCCACCAGTGGGTGACTTGGTGGAGTGTGAGCAGCCGTTTGACCAAAAGCCGCTGACTTATGGCGAAGCGGCCAGCCGTGATGCTGTCTGGCTTACGTACTTTCGATTGTGCGCCTGTAAGATAGAGCGCAATCGAACATTCTACGGTTACACCAATAAAAATGACGCTTGCTCCAAACTGGATGCAAGCGCCATTCAAACTCTCCAATCACTGCCCACTACCCAAATAAACTGAGCTGCTCCTCTGGTTTGCCATTGGCGGTTTCACCTTTGTCCTTTACGAACACAAACCAGGTTTGCAATTTGGAGGCAAAGAAATAGCCATCTCGCACGTGGTTGCGCTGAGTGCGAGTACAGCTATTAAATACTTCATAGGCTGGAAGCATACGGATCGGTTTCGATGGCATGATAATTACTCCTTCTCCATAGGTACTCGGCCAGCTCTTTAGGGGTGTACCAGTTACGAATACCCAAATCACTTTTGATGATCGCTTTATCAATGGGATTGAGCGCGGCTTGAAACTCGCTTGCCGCGATGCGGTTGTCTGGATACATCTCCAGCAAGAGCGCTTCGAGCTCTTCTTGGGTCCGAGGGTTTAACACCTCATAGCGAGGCTCAGCCCGAAACTTTACTCGTCTCGACATGATGCCTCCCAGCGTTCCAGTCCCACAATCACAGCACGTATCGTGTCACGAGTGAGCCAACGAGCGCGTTC
Coding sequences within it:
- the terL gene encoding phage terminase large subunit; the protein is MSGLFGGLSDADLENIRDSAHIAAEDKRITKNTKAQERRDLARKQKEEKARQKRRAKSKRDFAYFCQTYMPDAFTLEFSEYQLALTRLAANRHLNHQDEALFKALIDPRDHGFIKQPLTLENGKRGEYEGILDIEPRDHGKTTRNTQAMPLWLALNHPSSFIVICGASADSAKEMMDAIKDDLEDNELILDDYGEQRGNTWTKRKIKLANGSSIVAVGRGQRLRGIKNKYQRPTHIICDDLLDDKEVESPTLRRQAERWFKRVIMNLGKGALTIIANTIMHPDDLPSRLLKQIEDGRLPNWLGLRFSAITPLGHSLFPSRWSLQELDNKRIASGSAWWTEWMNRPIADEDADFKEEWFVYFKPYELDLRDCTIGMAIDPATGLKKGDWSFIAVVARHKITMVDHVLFAKGWKESDLKFAQRIVDVFRQHRPSFVMFETVAFQKIYKKEVMRYAKKKGVRLPVREFKGGNKQVRIKSLSSQVENGLIQFLETQTLLRQMFLEFPRGHDDGPDAVEMAISGFESGFVGGATPQTPKSISSAAKALSRFGGGALRRMMR
- a CDS encoding GPW/gp25 family protein; the encoded protein is MTYSLKFAGSGRNTDLVADIKQSLFMIVYTGKGERIYMPDYAADALEYIDKPQWEVQGLKVSIAESVAKYEPRVKLDSIVVTQTDLPQGIIGIKLSCQILATGQSDVFDFTNA
- a CDS encoding phage tail protein, with the translated sequence MAEQSANYAQWGGFGDLVFKGRFTPNKISDSRTFKINKQDLVNGYPMHQNMGEDEHTASLELTFNNHFVDITKMTKQLEQMGENGVPRALVVGSTVHGQFSIRKISRTNIQTLPSGVVTSVDYQLDIVEVRA
- a CDS encoding baseplate J/gp47 family protein, giving the protein MTNRFPNIPEPKLVEVNYDADLVSLKQRYQVGTGHYPGINDPETFHLEQIAYEKNELKALINYESKQNLLSFADKERLDNIGLLTETGRLPASKARTVMVFTFTPHTGFVIAKGYQVIAVDNQTLFETLEEVVVSAGTQSINANVECIDAGLQGNGFLAGQINQAVAPLDALESVTNTETTQGGSEIEDDDDFAYRIYISPSKFSVAGPYEAYEYFARSSSSSIKNVSVWTPSPNEIEISAILQDGSLPNQAIKDLIKSECSGDKRVPMGDLVRVVDATDVTATASFHLQIFSDYASLAESIQMTAKTNIESVINTWKTQHGRDIVPAALTSLAQRIEGVYLAKGALTDSDGQVIADTKPVTQKQRPLITLTAVTFEVITESSQQTFE
- a CDS encoding phage baseplate assembly protein V, yielding MFNKLAEIKTKLSDVLSMLRKLVCIGKVSKVDAELRRVKVTFPGLRYPESDWLPVLGLRNKSVSISCNLEPGEQVLCLFIPSGSMMSGFVLGSMANKSAKPYIANVDKFGVQFKDGTLLEYDQSTQTGVLKIGGGTPAITVNTEKVLIDAKLEVTGATSLNDTLKVVKATTMMDTLTGMKTATFTGLVGAAGYGSTTGGAAVMSSGATMQGSVTINGVTVAVISHKHNDAEGRPTSTANQ
- a CDS encoding phage protein Gp27 family protein; this encodes MAPRSKVELHGLLERVIEMYTVDKMKLDDIAEALKEDGFDISRSSVHRVLRSNQELIEEQRLVQEQAEVFLKEFKDSPNTDISELNLQIMQRYMFKVLRELEFGPESFKDPNKLANLLARLSDAQVNLDRLKVEFRKGVDAAKAEFESQLTDMLKETRPELLLELVSIIQKIRIDQKPKRGRR
- a CDS encoding tail protein X; its protein translation is MNTLIARQGERWEQLCYRAYSATNQALVGALFDANRELTRAMTTFTFSGGETVNIPAVKVVNTVNVEKAPWT
- a CDS encoding lysozyme; its protein translation is MSLKMKATKALVCSITAVLAIVFNIDDVLSVSEPGLRHIANEEGCRAQAYQCSANTWTLGLGHTQGVKQGDTATNDQIAHDFIKDVASAESVVKKHLTQTPSQAEYDMMVSFVFNLGAGNFARSTLLEKFNQGDHRGACLQYPRWVYVNKKDCRIKGSGCEGIPKRRDKEMKICLNGWQ